One Aegilops tauschii subsp. strangulata cultivar AL8/78 chromosome 7, Aet v6.0, whole genome shotgun sequence genomic window carries:
- the LOC141027510 gene encoding two-component response regulator ORR22-like, translating into MSGDRAAEDKFPEGLRVLVVDDDRVCLKVLEALLRHCKYQLLSVDCDKKVVMKGIDHGASDFMVKPVRTHELKNIWQHVQRWRNPKAISHISDHDNDVQRVQPATTDKSKYSGNKRNVGDDSSENNEGTHISAIHRKPRMTWTIALHNKFLEAINQIGLDSKNSHLVPHSSTMLVAARYFH; encoded by the exons ATGAGTGGGGACCGTGCGGCGGAGGACAAGTTTCCCGAGGGGTTACGCGTCCTGGTCGTTGACGACGACCGCGTCTGCCTCAAGGTACTTGAAGCCCTCTTGAGACACTGCAAATACCAAC TGCTATCTGTTGATTGCGACAAGAAGGTTGTGATGAAGGGGATAGATCATGGCGCGTCCGACTTTATGGTGAAGCCAGTGCGTACCCATGAGCTCAAGAACATATGGCAACATGTTCAAAGGTGGAGAAATCCCAAAGCAATAAGCCACATCAGCGATCATGACAATGATGTCCAGAGAGTTCAACCAGCGACTACTGACAAGAGTAAGTACTCGGGGAATAAGAGAAATGTTGGAGATGATTCTAGCGAGAACAATGAGGGCACACATATATCCGCCATCCACAGAAAACCCAGGATGACATGGACAATTGCGCTGCATAACAAATTTCTAGAAGCTATCAACCAAATCGGCCTTGATAGTAAGAATTCACATCTTGTGCCTCATTCATCGACAATGCTGGTGGCTGCTCGATATTTTCATTAA